The genomic stretch AATCGCGTGAAAAGGCACCCGTCCAGCGGGTGCCTTTTTATTTATGAATGGAAGAACGCCAGCGTCTTCTCGAGCGATTTAGCCTGCTCATCCAGCGAGAGCGCCGCCGCAGAGATCTGCTGAACCAGCGAGGCGTTCTGCTGGGTTGTACTGTCCATCTGGTTAACGGCGGTGCTGACCTGGCTAATCCCCCGATTCTGCTCGTCCAGCGCCTGTACGATATCGTTGATGACCAGATGCACATGCGACACCGCTTCAATCACCTGTTTCATCATCACGCCGGTTTCATTGACCAGCTCAACGCCTTTGCTCACGCGCCCTGAAGACTCGGCAATCAGCTGAGAGATCTCTTTCGCTGCGTTAGCGCTTCGTTGGGCAAGATTACGTACTTCACCTGCGACCACCGCGAAGCCGCGCCCCTGTTCGCCTGCCCGTGCCGCTTCAACGGCAGCATTCAGCGCCAGGATATTGGTCTGGAAGGCGATGCCGTCGACGATGCTGTTAATCTCGCCGATCTTACGCGCGCTCTCATCAATTTCCCCAATCACCACGACCACGTCGTTCACCAGCGTTTCGCCATGCCCGGCGAGGCTCGCGGCGCGATCGGTCAGCGTGGTGGCCTTGTGGGCGTTGTCGGCGTTATTTTTCACCGTGACCGAAATCTCTTCCATGCTGGCTGCTGTTTCAACAATCGCAGCCGCCTGTTCCTCGGTTCGCGAGGCGAGGTCAAGATTGCCCGCCGAAATTTCGCTGGTGCCGCCGTGCACGGAGTGGCTGGCTTCGCTGATATTGTCGACGATGCGCTTGAGCTGCATCTGCATGGTGTGCAGGGCGTAAAAAATGCTGTGGGTATCTCCGGAACGCACCGGGATAGTTTTGTTCAGATCTCCCCGGGCAACGGCCAGGGCGATCCCGGCGGCCTCTGAAGGTTCCCCCCCAACCGGACGGTCAACCTTGCGGGTAAAGATCTGGGCCATCACCAGGCTGACCGCCACGATGCTTAACACCATCATGATGATGGCTTTCAGTAAAAATGCCCGCGCTTCGGCCATCACTTCGCTGACCGGGGTGATAATGGCGAGTTTCCACGGCGTCTGGCTATTACCGACGGCGATGTCCTGCCAGGTGATGAACACGTCCTCCTTCAG from Enterobacter dykesii encodes the following:
- a CDS encoding methyl-accepting chemotaxis protein, which codes for MKDAMVRRQKISVKTLMLLSIFLTVTVGFTATIGFMMWQWMAQQEVLAKKHIRQIAEVQALQVSKQLDSALTAARDMGNSALALREAGVTDRQSLNQLLIHYLSAHPSFLSMSMAFEPNAFDDKDAVWAGQSGEDPAGRYARYVDRDAAGKPALHLLTDIETPGSGDYYLLPKQRHKDVIIEPYIYPYNGVDVMLTSIAAPIMRDGQFLGSVTSDFSLATLQSTIGAIKPWNGTGYALLLSAGNNVVSSPDKRAAGKPYAGQIAGHDVTRVNDPLLKEDVFITWQDIAVGNSQTPWKLAIITPVSEVMAEARAFLLKAIIMMVLSIVAVSLVMAQIFTRKVDRPVGGEPSEAAGIALAVARGDLNKTIPVRSGDTHSIFYALHTMQMQLKRIVDNISEASHSVHGGTSEISAGNLDLASRTEEQAAAIVETAASMEEISVTVKNNADNAHKATTLTDRAASLAGHGETLVNDVVVVIGEIDESARKIGEINSIVDGIAFQTNILALNAAVEAARAGEQGRGFAVVAGEVRNLAQRSANAAKEISQLIAESSGRVSKGVELVNETGVMMKQVIEAVSHVHLVINDIVQALDEQNRGISQVSTAVNQMDSTTQQNASLVQQISAAALSLDEQAKSLEKTLAFFHS